Proteins from one Listeria weihenstephanensis genomic window:
- a CDS encoding DMT family transporter, protein MAWIYLVLAGLSEIVWAFGLKEAHGFSRLGWSLLTIAFLIVSFYLFARAMRNIPIGTAYAVFTGIGAAGTAIIGMLFLNETTNIWKIVSLIVLLTGIIGLKLVDGGSKSDEKAGES, encoded by the coding sequence ATGGCATGGATTTATTTGGTGCTCGCTGGCCTGTCTGAAATTGTTTGGGCGTTTGGCTTGAAGGAAGCACATGGTTTTAGTAGGTTAGGATGGAGTTTACTCACGATTGCCTTTTTGATTGTCAGTTTCTATCTGTTTGCACGAGCGATGCGCAATATTCCAATTGGAACGGCGTACGCGGTCTTTACGGGGATTGGTGCGGCAGGGACGGCGATTATCGGGATGTTATTCTTAAATGAAACGACGAATATCTGGAAAATTGTTTCGCTGATCGTGTTGTTGACGGGAATTATCGGGTTGAAATTGGTCGATGGCGGTTCTAAGTCGGATGAAAAGGCGGGTGAATCGTGA
- a CDS encoding ABC transporter ATP-binding protein has product MTLKMEHIYKSYQDGDKEIEVLKDVSLEVARGEFVAIVGPSGAGKSTFLSIAGALLSPTSGEITIGDERLSSLSKKELADARLQKIGFIFQGANLIPYLNVRDQLLVISELAGEKSKTKKAAADELLEELGLGARKKNYPESLSGGEKQRVAIARALMNNPDVILADEPTASLDKERGHAVVQMIADEVKRKNKAAIMVTHDERVLDLVDRVIRIEDGRLYPV; this is encoded by the coding sequence ATGACACTGAAAATGGAACATATTTATAAATCATATCAAGATGGTGACAAAGAAATTGAGGTTCTAAAAGACGTATCACTTGAGGTGGCACGCGGTGAATTCGTTGCGATCGTTGGCCCATCAGGCGCTGGGAAAAGTACATTCCTATCTATCGCGGGTGCATTACTTTCGCCGACATCCGGTGAGATCACGATTGGTGATGAACGACTTAGCTCGCTATCCAAGAAAGAGTTAGCAGATGCGAGGCTTCAGAAAATCGGCTTTATTTTTCAAGGCGCGAACTTGATTCCGTATTTGAACGTTCGCGACCAGTTGTTGGTCATCAGTGAACTTGCTGGGGAAAAATCAAAAACTAAAAAGGCTGCGGCGGATGAATTACTTGAAGAACTAGGTTTGGGTGCGCGCAAAAAAAATTATCCAGAAAGCTTATCGGGCGGTGAGAAACAACGCGTGGCGATTGCCAGAGCGCTGATGAATAATCCAGATGTTATTCTAGCGGATGAACCGACGGCGAGTCTTGATAAAGAGCGAGGACATGCCGTTGTCCAAATGATCGCCGATGAGGTGAAACGGAAAAATAAGGCAGCGATCATGGTGACGCATGACGAACGTGTTCTAGATCTAGTTGATCGCGTCATTCGCATTGAAGACGGCCGATTATATCCCGTATAA
- a CDS encoding D-alanine--D-alanine ligase, with amino-acid sequence MKTKLVVLYGGKSAEHEISLQTAFSVINALEFNKFEVKPIYITNEGDWVQGPDLTGKLDFVEQLRFESKNALKLTDTKGSASHGLAVSPAALREEGDMDSMVVFPLLHGPNGEDGTVQGLLEVLNLPYVGAGVLASAAAMDKIVMKMVFADAGIPQVPDVSVRAIEWQETEDAIVEKIEAKLEYPVFVKPANLGSSVGISKATDRETLIAAMVEALRYDRRIVVEQGVVAREIEIAVLGNDVPACSVAGEIIPKGAEAVFYDYRAKYQDNDTVMAIPAELDPAIYEQLVDYAKRAFIGLAGSGLVRADFFVTQDNQIFLNEVNTMPGFTPYSMYPLLWQETGLPYSELIVKLVELAKERHDAKNKLKYTLED; translated from the coding sequence ATGAAAACGAAATTAGTAGTTTTATATGGCGGAAAGTCGGCAGAACATGAGATTTCTTTACAGACGGCTTTTTCAGTGATAAACGCATTAGAATTTAATAAATTTGAGGTAAAGCCCATTTACATAACGAACGAGGGTGACTGGGTGCAAGGCCCGGATTTAACTGGAAAACTTGATTTTGTAGAGCAATTACGTTTCGAATCTAAAAATGCTTTGAAGCTGACAGACACGAAAGGTTCGGCATCGCACGGCTTGGCAGTTAGTCCAGCGGCATTGCGTGAAGAAGGCGACATGGACTCTATGGTTGTGTTCCCATTATTGCATGGACCAAACGGCGAAGATGGCACAGTTCAGGGCTTGCTTGAAGTTCTTAACCTTCCTTACGTTGGAGCTGGCGTTTTGGCTTCGGCCGCAGCGATGGATAAAATCGTGATGAAAATGGTATTCGCAGACGCTGGTATTCCGCAAGTTCCTGATGTTTCGGTTCGCGCGATTGAATGGCAAGAAACTGAGGACGCGATCGTTGAAAAAATCGAGGCGAAATTGGAATATCCCGTTTTTGTAAAACCTGCGAATCTTGGTTCGAGTGTTGGTATTAGTAAAGCGACAGACCGTGAAACGCTGATTGCAGCCATGGTCGAAGCGCTTCGTTATGACCGCCGAATTGTGGTGGAACAAGGCGTTGTAGCACGTGAGATCGAGATTGCAGTGCTTGGTAATGATGTACCTGCTTGTTCGGTTGCTGGCGAAATTATTCCAAAAGGTGCCGAAGCGGTTTTCTATGATTATCGGGCGAAGTATCAAGATAACGATACGGTGATGGCGATTCCAGCAGAGCTTGATCCCGCGATTTATGAACAATTGGTAGATTATGCTAAGCGCGCTTTTATCGGTCTCGCTGGTAGTGGGCTCGTACGCGCTGACTTTTTTGTAACGCAGGATAACCAGATTTTCTTAAATGAAGTCAACACAATGCCAGGATTCACGCCATACAGCATGTATCCGCTACTTTGGCAGGAAACAGGTTTGCCATATTCGGAGCTGATTGTGAAATTGGTTGAGCTTGCAAAAGAAC
- a CDS encoding Lmo0850 family protein translates to MQENKDVLNKVIKQLEKKGIFVEKTKSRNDIWSNLQKNHLSVVKLGVR, encoded by the coding sequence TTGCAAGAGAATAAAGATGTATTAAATAAGGTAATCAAACAATTAGAGAAAAAAGGTATTTTTGTCGAGAAGACCAAATCCAGAAATGACATTTGGAGCAACTTACAAAAAAACCACTTAAGCGTTGTGAAATTAGGCGTACGTTAA
- a CDS encoding TetR/AcrR family transcriptional regulator, whose product MSKSQLKEAALPLFAEQGYEGTALSEIAKAVGIKTPSIYAHFASKEALFMEIYRDVMKHELVMLDEVVKETHSTVREALHAFFYKVTDFNVDPQVKRFFQRAIFFPPQALAKQMREEMTTYEALTSQSIGAILVQTLDKAQQENWIYVFYCLLDGLSLEHEIYSKEDFEKRRDAAWSALEALLA is encoded by the coding sequence ATGTCGAAATCACAGTTGAAAGAGGCGGCATTACCGTTATTTGCGGAGCAGGGCTATGAGGGCACGGCTTTATCGGAGATTGCGAAGGCAGTTGGAATTAAGACGCCGTCGATTTATGCCCATTTTGCGTCGAAGGAAGCCTTATTTATGGAGATATACCGCGATGTTATGAAGCACGAACTAGTGATGCTTGATGAAGTTGTAAAAGAGACACACAGTACGGTGCGTGAGGCGTTGCATGCGTTTTTCTATAAAGTCACGGATTTCAATGTGGACCCGCAGGTGAAGCGATTTTTTCAACGGGCGATTTTCTTTCCGCCGCAAGCCTTGGCCAAACAAATGCGTGAAGAGATGACGACCTATGAGGCGCTAACGTCGCAATCGATCGGCGCGATTTTAGTTCAAACGTTGGACAAAGCGCAACAGGAAAATTGGATTTATGTATTTTACTGCTTGCTCGATGGACTTAGTCTGGAGCATGAAATATACAGCAAAGAAGATTTTGAAAAACGGCGAGACGCAGCATGGAGCGCTTTAGAAGCTTTACTCGCTTAG
- a CDS encoding DMT family transporter, with protein sequence MAWIFLLIAGLCEMAFVVMMKLSEGFKKLNYSLLTIIFMIASFFLLSMALKTIPIGTGYAIWTGIGAVGSVVMGMLLFKEKKSALKLLFITLIIAGVIGLKLTSGV encoded by the coding sequence ATGGCATGGATATTCTTATTAATTGCCGGCTTGTGTGAAATGGCATTTGTAGTCATGATGAAGCTTTCCGAAGGCTTTAAGAAATTAAATTATTCATTGTTGACGATTATATTTATGATCGCGAGTTTCTTCTTGCTTTCGATGGCACTAAAAACGATTCCAATCGGAACAGGCTACGCGATTTGGACAGGGATTGGCGCTGTCGGTTCCGTTGTCATGGGGATGCTACTTTTTAAAGAGAAGAAAAGCGCGCTTAAACTCTTGTTCATCACGCTGATCATCGCTGGTGTTATTGGCTTGAAGTTGACAAGTGGCGTTTGA